A single genomic interval of Burkholderia cepacia ATCC 25416 harbors:
- the gudD gene encoding glucarate dehydratase, which produces MNAVTASPSHDTPRIVDLQAIPVAGHDSMLLNLSGAHGPFFTRNLVILKDSAGRTGVGEVPGGESIRRTLDDARALVVGQPVGNYHAVLNDVRRTFADRDASGRGLQTFDLRTTIHAVTALEAALLDLLGQHLGVPVAALLGEGQQRERVEMLGYLFYVGDRTKTALPYRDGSGATDDWTRVRDAAALTPEAVVRLAEAAHARYGFNDFKLKGGVFEGASEIEAVTALAERFPDARVTLDPNGAWSLDEAVRLCRDQHHVLAYAEDPCGAENGYSGREVMAEFRRATGLPTATNMIATDWRQMGHAVQLQAVDIPLADPHFWTMQGSVRVAQMCRDWGLTWGSHSNNHFDVSLAMFTHVAAAAPGQVTAIDTHWIWQDGERLTREPLKIENGLVEVPKRPGLGIDIDMDAVAVAHELYKQHGLGARDDAAAMQYLIPGWTFNNKRPCLVR; this is translated from the coding sequence ATGAACGCCGTCACTGCCTCGCCCTCCCACGACACGCCGCGCATCGTCGACCTGCAAGCGATCCCGGTCGCCGGCCACGACAGCATGCTGCTCAACCTGAGCGGCGCACACGGCCCGTTCTTCACCCGCAACCTCGTGATCCTGAAGGACAGCGCGGGCCGGACCGGCGTCGGCGAAGTGCCCGGCGGCGAAAGCATCCGCCGCACGCTCGACGATGCGCGTGCGCTCGTCGTCGGCCAGCCGGTCGGCAATTACCATGCGGTGCTCAACGACGTGCGGCGCACCTTCGCCGACCGCGACGCGAGCGGCCGCGGTCTGCAGACCTTCGACCTGCGCACGACGATCCACGCGGTCACCGCGCTCGAGGCCGCGCTGCTCGACCTGCTGGGCCAGCATCTCGGCGTGCCGGTCGCCGCGCTGCTCGGCGAGGGCCAGCAACGCGAGCGCGTCGAAATGCTCGGCTACCTGTTCTACGTCGGCGATCGCACGAAGACCGCGCTGCCCTACCGCGACGGCAGCGGCGCGACCGACGACTGGACGCGTGTGCGCGACGCAGCCGCGCTGACGCCCGAGGCCGTCGTGCGGCTCGCCGAGGCCGCGCATGCGCGCTACGGCTTCAACGACTTCAAGCTGAAGGGCGGCGTATTCGAAGGTGCGAGCGAGATCGAGGCCGTGACGGCGCTCGCCGAGCGCTTCCCCGACGCGCGCGTGACGCTCGACCCGAACGGCGCATGGTCGCTCGACGAGGCCGTGCGGCTGTGTCGCGACCAGCATCACGTGCTCGCCTACGCGGAAGATCCGTGCGGCGCCGAGAACGGCTACTCGGGCCGCGAGGTGATGGCCGAATTCCGCCGTGCGACGGGGCTGCCGACGGCAACCAACATGATTGCGACCGACTGGCGGCAGATGGGCCACGCGGTGCAGTTGCAGGCGGTCGACATCCCGCTCGCCGATCCGCACTTCTGGACGATGCAGGGTTCGGTGCGCGTCGCGCAGATGTGTCGCGACTGGGGCCTCACGTGGGGCTCGCACTCGAACAACCACTTCGACGTGTCGCTCGCGATGTTCACGCATGTCGCGGCCGCCGCACCGGGCCAGGTCACCGCGATCGACACGCACTGGATCTGGCAGGACGGCGAGCGGCTGACGCGCGAGCCGCTGAAGATCGAGAACGGGCTGGTGGAGGTGCCGAAGCGGCCGGGTCTCGGCATCGATATCGACATGGATGCCGTCGCGGTCGCGCACGAACTGTACAAGCAGCACGGGCTCGGCGCCCGCGACGACGCGGCGGCGATGCAGTACCTGATTCCGGGGTGGACTTTCAACAACAAGCGCCCCTGCCTCGTGCGCTGA
- a CDS encoding copper chaperone PCu(A)C, with amino-acid sequence MKTKTTLKTLALLAALCAGTHAYAAGAITAQNAWVRWLPNKLPAGGYVTIVNTGDKPVDLVDVDSPDYGMAMLHQTVSNGSTQKMEMVDKLTVPARGKVDIAPGGYHFMLEEPKHAIKPGDTVHLRLKFSDGETVDAPFAVKSPAQAK; translated from the coding sequence ATGAAGACGAAGACGACACTCAAGACGCTCGCCCTCCTCGCCGCGCTGTGCGCCGGCACCCACGCCTATGCCGCCGGCGCGATCACCGCGCAGAACGCATGGGTGCGCTGGCTGCCGAACAAGCTGCCGGCCGGCGGCTACGTGACGATCGTGAACACGGGCGACAAGCCGGTCGATCTCGTCGACGTCGACAGCCCCGACTACGGGATGGCGATGCTGCACCAGACCGTCTCGAACGGCTCGACGCAGAAGATGGAAATGGTCGACAAGCTGACGGTTCCCGCGCGCGGCAAGGTCGACATCGCACCGGGCGGCTACCACTTCATGCTCGAGGAGCCGAAGCACGCGATCAAGCCGGGCGACACCGTGCACCTGCGCCTGAAATTCTCCGACGGCGAAACGGTCGATGCGCCGTTCGCCGTGAAATCGCCGGCCCAGGCGAAATGA
- the otsA gene encoding alpha,alpha-trehalose-phosphate synthase (UDP-forming) — MSRLIIVSNRVAPISEGEPAAGGLAIGVYDALKETGGMWFGWSGEVVASGAPQIRVEEHGPVTFATIGLSRRDYDQYYRGFSNATLWPAFHYRTDLIQYDRHEFEGYSRVNVWLAQQLVPLLQDDDVIWVHDYHLIPFARALRAAGVKNRIGFFLHIPFPAAQVLVNVPPHRDLVESLCAFDLLGFQTEPDLRAFCDYVESEADGVIERDGHLVTVRAFGRTLRAAAYPIGVHPDEIASLAQAGEHGKAVRTLATSLRGRKLIMSVDRLDYSKGLVERFRAFEKLLEHEPSHRNRVSFLQIAPSTRAELRAYQDIRLQLEGESGRINGRFAELDWAPILYIHRQYDRQLLAALYRLARVGYVTPLRDGMNLVAKEYVSAQDPDDPGVLVLSRFAGAARELTGALIVNPIDIDGMADALSQALTMPLAERRARYTDMIAQLRENNVSVWRDNFLRDLQHA; from the coding sequence ATGAGTCGCCTCATCATCGTTTCAAACCGCGTCGCACCGATTTCGGAAGGCGAACCGGCGGCAGGCGGCCTCGCGATCGGTGTCTACGATGCGCTGAAGGAGACGGGCGGTATGTGGTTCGGCTGGAGCGGCGAGGTCGTCGCGTCCGGCGCGCCGCAGATTCGCGTCGAGGAGCACGGGCCGGTCACGTTCGCGACCATCGGCCTGTCGCGGCGCGACTACGACCAGTATTACCGCGGCTTCTCGAACGCGACGCTGTGGCCCGCGTTTCACTACCGCACCGACCTGATCCAGTACGACCGTCACGAGTTCGAAGGCTACAGCCGCGTGAACGTGTGGCTCGCGCAGCAGCTCGTGCCGCTGCTGCAGGACGACGACGTGATCTGGGTGCACGACTATCACCTGATCCCGTTCGCGCGCGCGCTGCGCGCGGCCGGCGTGAAGAACCGCATCGGTTTCTTCCTGCACATCCCGTTTCCCGCCGCGCAGGTGCTCGTCAACGTGCCGCCGCATCGCGACCTGGTCGAATCGCTGTGCGCGTTCGACCTGCTCGGCTTCCAGACCGAACCCGACCTGCGCGCATTCTGCGATTACGTCGAATCCGAAGCGGACGGCGTGATCGAGCGCGACGGCCACCTGGTGACGGTGCGCGCATTCGGCCGGACGCTGCGCGCGGCCGCGTATCCGATCGGCGTGCATCCGGACGAGATCGCGTCGCTCGCGCAGGCCGGCGAGCACGGCAAGGCGGTGCGCACGCTCGCGACGTCGCTGCGGGGCCGCAAGCTGATCATGAGCGTCGACCGGCTCGATTACTCGAAGGGACTCGTCGAGCGCTTCCGCGCGTTCGAGAAGCTGCTCGAGCACGAGCCGTCGCATCGCAATCGCGTGTCGTTCCTGCAGATCGCGCCGTCGACCCGTGCGGAGCTGCGTGCGTACCAGGACATCCGCCTGCAGCTCGAAGGAGAGTCGGGACGCATCAACGGACGCTTCGCCGAGCTCGACTGGGCACCGATCCTCTATATCCATCGCCAGTACGATCGCCAACTGCTCGCGGCGCTGTACCGGCTCGCGCGGGTCGGCTACGTGACACCGTTGCGCGACGGGATGAACCTCGTCGCGAAGGAGTACGTATCCGCGCAGGATCCGGACGATCCGGGCGTGCTCGTGCTGTCGCGCTTCGCGGGCGCCGCGCGCGAGTTGACGGGGGCGCTGATCGTCAATCCGATCGATATCGACGGGATGGCCGATGCGTTGTCGCAGGCGCTGACGATGCCGCTCGCCGAGCGGCGCGCGCGTTATACGGACATGATTGCGCAGCTTCGCGAGAACAACGTGTCGGTGTGGCGCGACAACTTCCTGCGCGATCTGCAGCACGCGTAA
- a CDS encoding FadR/GntR family transcriptional regulator — MSVPTLPAAPRRRARSLAQDVVDALTAQIENGTLRPGDKLPTETEVMAAQGVSRTVVREAISRMQASGLIETRHGIGSFVLEPSRRQTLGIDPATITTLRDVLAVLELRISLESECASLAAQRANETDLVALRRALDAIATGAGGGRDTAQLDFQFHLQIAQSTGNRYFVDIMTQLGTSIIPRTRVNSARFAGDDLERYVGRLNHEHEDIYEAIARHDPEAARAAMRTHLTNSRERLRRAHEAAEAERDTQAG; from the coding sequence ATGTCCGTGCCTACGCTTCCCGCAGCGCCGCGCCGTCGCGCACGCAGCCTCGCACAAGATGTCGTCGACGCGCTGACCGCGCAGATCGAAAACGGCACGCTGCGTCCCGGCGACAAGCTGCCGACCGAAACCGAAGTCATGGCGGCGCAGGGCGTGAGCCGTACGGTCGTGCGCGAGGCCATCTCGCGGATGCAGGCGAGCGGCCTCATCGAGACGCGCCACGGTATCGGCAGCTTCGTGCTGGAGCCGTCGCGCCGCCAGACGCTCGGGATCGACCCGGCGACGATCACGACGCTGCGCGACGTGCTCGCGGTGCTGGAACTGCGCATCAGCCTCGAGAGCGAATGCGCGAGCCTCGCCGCGCAGCGCGCGAACGAAACCGATCTGGTCGCGCTGCGGCGCGCGCTCGACGCGATCGCAACGGGGGCGGGCGGCGGCCGCGACACGGCGCAGCTCGACTTCCAGTTCCACCTGCAGATCGCGCAATCCACCGGCAACCGCTATTTCGTCGACATCATGACGCAGCTCGGCACGTCGATCATCCCGCGCACGCGCGTGAATTCGGCCCGCTTTGCCGGTGACGATCTGGAGCGGTACGTCGGCCGGCTGAACCACGAGCACGAGGACATCTACGAGGCGATCGCGCGCCACGACCCGGAGGCCGCACGCGCCGCGATGCGCACGCACCTCACCAACAGCCGCGAGCGGCTGCGCCGCGCGCACGAGGCGGCCGAGGCCGAGCGCGACACGCAGGCCGGCTGA
- a CDS encoding SCO family protein has translation MSSARPAPHRRFSRLIRTTAALAAAVALAACTHDEPRWNLTNVTGHLPDLSFTLTGGDGHPVDADAFHGQVALVYFGYTHCPDVCPETMARLMEVLAKLGPQANDVRILFVSVDPARDTPQAMQSYVAAFDAAHARGLTGTDRQIESLAKRYRVAYQMEQRDPSGGYEVTHSSAVYIFDATGRARLLATDRDSPDAIAADVRRIIDTASTT, from the coding sequence ATGTCGTCTGCCCGCCCAGCGCCGCACCGGCGCTTCTCCCGCCTCATCCGCACGACCGCGGCCCTCGCCGCCGCCGTGGCGCTCGCCGCGTGCACGCACGACGAGCCGCGCTGGAACCTGACCAACGTCACCGGCCACCTGCCCGACCTGTCGTTCACGCTGACGGGCGGCGACGGCCATCCCGTCGACGCCGATGCGTTCCACGGCCAGGTCGCGCTCGTCTACTTCGGCTACACGCACTGCCCCGACGTCTGCCCCGAAACGATGGCACGGCTGATGGAAGTGCTGGCGAAGCTCGGCCCGCAGGCCAACGACGTGCGCATCCTGTTCGTCTCGGTCGATCCTGCACGCGACACGCCGCAGGCGATGCAATCGTATGTCGCCGCGTTCGACGCCGCGCATGCGCGCGGCCTGACCGGCACCGACCGCCAGATAGAATCGCTCGCGAAGCGCTATCGCGTCGCGTACCAGATGGAACAGCGCGATCCGTCCGGCGGCTACGAAGTCACGCACAGCTCGGCCGTCTACATCTTCGACGCAACCGGCCGCGCCCGCCTGCTTGCGACCGACCGCGACTCGCCCGACGCCATCGCCGCCGATGTGCGCCGGATCATCGACACCGCCTCCACCACCTGA
- the otsB gene encoding trehalose-phosphatase: MQSVPASLSLTDTAFFFDFDGTLVELAPTPDSIHVPPSLLTLLDELRRRSHGAVAIVSGRGIDNLDTFLKMPGLPIAGLHGAERRDANGDTQRIGFNDERLLRIERELAAVVDRHPGMLLEIKGAAVALHYRNAPEREAAARAAAERLVADYADAYVLQPGKMVFEIKPKGVDKGRALAAFLDEPPFAGRVPLFAGDDLTDEKGFAVVNARGGLSIKVGAGETSARTRLDSVDALHEQIAHWLGAGQPHA, encoded by the coding sequence ATGCAATCCGTTCCGGCTTCCCTGTCCCTGACCGATACCGCGTTCTTCTTCGACTTCGACGGCACGCTCGTCGAACTGGCGCCGACGCCCGACAGCATTCACGTTCCGCCGTCGCTGCTGACGCTGCTCGACGAGCTGCGGCGCCGCTCGCACGGTGCGGTCGCGATCGTGTCCGGGCGCGGTATCGACAACCTCGACACGTTCCTCAAGATGCCCGGCCTGCCGATCGCCGGCCTGCACGGCGCGGAGCGCCGCGATGCGAACGGCGACACGCAGCGCATCGGCTTCAACGACGAACGCCTGCTGCGCATCGAGCGCGAGCTGGCGGCCGTCGTCGACCGTCATCCGGGCATGCTGCTCGAAATCAAGGGCGCGGCCGTTGCGCTGCACTACCGCAACGCGCCCGAGCGCGAGGCGGCTGCGCGGGCGGCCGCCGAGCGCCTCGTCGCCGACTATGCCGATGCGTATGTGCTGCAGCCCGGCAAGATGGTGTTCGAGATCAAGCCGAAGGGGGTCGACAAGGGGCGCGCGCTGGCCGCGTTCCTCGACGAGCCCCCGTTCGCGGGCCGCGTGCCGCTGTTCGCGGGCGACGACCTGACCGACGAGAAGGGCTTCGCGGTGGTCAACGCGCGCGGCGGCCTGTCGATCAAGGTCGGCGCGGGCGAGACGTCCGCCCGCACGCGGCTCGATTCGGTCGACGCGCTGCATGAGCAGATCGCGCACTGGCTCGGTGCGGGGCAGCCGCACGCATGA
- a CDS encoding pirin family protein, which yields MKKIQGVYSAPRGHWVGDGFPVRSMFSYQSHGAHLSPFLLLDYAGPATFEPGSASAPRGVGQHPHRGFETVTIVYDGEVAHRDSTGAGGVIGPGDVQWMTAASGILHEEFHSEGFTKRGGPLEMVQLWVNLPARDKMGAPGYQTLLDADIPVVELPDGAGRARIIAGELDGRRGPARTHTPIDVWDVRLVAGGHARFPVAEGRTLAVVVLSGTVQVNGETVAREAQFVQLGRDGSDVEIEANGDAKLLILSGEPIDEPVVGYGPFVMNSQAEIRTAIEDFNNGRFGQMPA from the coding sequence ATGAAGAAGATCCAGGGTGTGTACAGTGCGCCGCGCGGCCATTGGGTCGGCGACGGTTTCCCGGTGCGTTCGATGTTCAGCTACCAGTCCCACGGCGCGCATCTGAGCCCGTTCCTGCTGCTCGACTATGCCGGCCCGGCCACGTTCGAGCCGGGCTCGGCCTCGGCGCCGCGCGGGGTCGGCCAGCATCCGCACCGCGGGTTCGAGACGGTGACGATCGTCTATGACGGCGAGGTCGCGCACCGCGACTCGACCGGCGCGGGCGGCGTGATCGGCCCGGGTGACGTGCAGTGGATGACGGCCGCGAGCGGGATCCTGCACGAGGAATTCCACTCGGAGGGGTTCACGAAGCGTGGCGGCCCGCTCGAGATGGTCCAGCTGTGGGTGAACCTGCCCGCCAGGGACAAGATGGGGGCGCCCGGCTACCAGACGCTGCTGGATGCCGACATCCCCGTGGTCGAGCTGCCGGACGGCGCGGGGCGTGCGCGGATCATCGCGGGCGAGCTCGACGGGCGGCGCGGCCCGGCCCGCACGCATACGCCGATCGACGTATGGGACGTGCGGCTCGTGGCCGGCGGCCATGCGCGGTTCCCGGTCGCCGAAGGGCGCACGCTCGCGGTGGTCGTGCTGAGCGGTACCGTGCAGGTGAACGGCGAGACGGTCGCCCGCGAAGCGCAGTTCGTGCAGCTCGGCCGCGACGGCAGCGACGTCGAGATCGAAGCGAACGGCGACGCGAAGCTGCTGATCCTGAGCGGCGAACCGATCGACGAGCCCGTCGTCGGATACGGGCCGTTCGTGATGAACTCGCAAGCGGAGATCCGCACCGCGATCGAGGACTTCAACAACGGCCGCTTCGGCCAGATGCCGGCATGA
- a CDS encoding GNAT family N-acetyltransferase, giving the protein MNASAASPSAADLDWRWKSFDALTAREVYSILEARSAVFVVEQNCVYRDIDDADQAAWHLAAFDPAGRLAGYLRVLLPDAQNTDVRIGRVLTTAAFRGAGLGNGLLSRALEHIRAQWPDTPVSLHAQAHLQRFYGAFGFAPSSDVHDEDGIPHVWMSSARA; this is encoded by the coding sequence ATGAACGCATCCGCCGCATCCCCGAGCGCCGCCGATCTCGACTGGCGCTGGAAATCCTTCGACGCGCTGACGGCGCGCGAAGTCTATTCGATCCTCGAAGCCCGCAGCGCCGTGTTCGTCGTCGAGCAGAATTGCGTGTATCGCGACATCGACGACGCGGACCAGGCCGCGTGGCACCTGGCTGCATTCGATCCGGCCGGGCGCCTCGCCGGCTATCTGCGCGTGCTGTTGCCGGATGCGCAGAACACCGATGTCCGCATCGGCCGCGTGCTGACGACCGCCGCGTTTCGCGGCGCCGGCCTGGGCAACGGGCTGCTGTCGCGCGCGCTCGAGCATATTCGCGCGCAGTGGCCGGATACGCCGGTGAGCCTGCATGCGCAGGCTCACTTGCAGCGTTTTTACGGGGCATTCGGCTTCGCGCCGAGCTCGGACGTGCACGACGAGGACGGCATCCCGCACGTGTGGATGAGCAGCGCACGCGCGTAA
- a CDS encoding ABC transporter ATP-binding protein codes for MESLTPAQRNAHNAKLSSYAHRPIAFLFRYIRLHPVAHLIVLCSVLAAVGCALGSQYAIKHLIDVLATGRHHPGPLWSAFALLVGLIAADNLLWRVGGWVAAHTFVAVTGDLRRDLFQYLIGHSPTYYSEKQPGTLASRITATSNAVYTSENTMAWNVLPPCIAVMGAILMIIVVNPMMAAGLLGCSAVLSVILFKLAGRGSARHHAFAAKAAAVDGELVDVIGNMGLVRAFGMTLREQKRFGATVKAEMDARQQSLLYLEKLRLLHAVITAMLSAGLLGWALWLWDQGRATSGDIVLVSSLGFTILHGTRDLAVALVDVTQHVARLSEAVKTLLEPHGMPDRSDAQPLSAKGGRVDFERVTFAYPHRRAILDHFDLHIEPGQRVGLIGKSGAGKSTVLALLQRFYDTQDGVVQVDGQDVKTITQDSLRHAIALVPQDISLLHRTIYDNIAYGRPDATRDEVLAAARDARCAEFIEAMPEGYDTIVGDRGVKLSGGQRQRIAIARAILKNAPILLLDEATSALDSASEEAIQSALDRLMVGRTVIAIAHRLSTLRNFDRIIVMNNGKVIDDGPPDVLRNRPGLYRDLLAKQHGRHHAAPDGSTPTGERVA; via the coding sequence TTGGAATCTCTCACCCCTGCCCAGCGCAACGCCCACAACGCGAAGCTGTCGAGCTACGCGCACCGGCCGATCGCGTTCCTGTTCCGCTACATCCGCCTGCATCCCGTTGCCCACCTGATCGTGCTCTGCAGTGTGCTGGCCGCCGTCGGCTGCGCGCTCGGCTCGCAATACGCGATCAAGCACCTGATCGACGTGCTGGCGACCGGGCGTCATCACCCCGGCCCGCTGTGGAGCGCATTCGCGCTGCTCGTCGGGCTGATCGCGGCCGACAACCTGCTGTGGCGCGTCGGCGGCTGGGTCGCCGCACATACGTTCGTCGCGGTCACCGGCGACCTGCGGCGCGACCTGTTCCAGTACCTGATCGGTCATTCGCCGACCTACTACTCCGAAAAGCAGCCGGGCACGCTCGCGAGCCGCATCACGGCCACGTCGAACGCCGTCTACACGTCGGAGAACACGATGGCGTGGAACGTGCTGCCGCCGTGCATCGCGGTGATGGGCGCGATCCTGATGATCATCGTCGTCAATCCGATGATGGCCGCCGGCCTGCTCGGCTGTTCGGCCGTGCTGTCCGTGATCCTGTTCAAGCTCGCCGGGCGCGGCTCGGCCCGCCACCATGCGTTCGCGGCGAAGGCCGCCGCGGTCGACGGCGAACTCGTCGACGTGATCGGCAACATGGGCCTCGTGCGTGCGTTCGGGATGACGCTGCGCGAACAGAAGCGCTTCGGCGCAACGGTCAAGGCCGAGATGGATGCGCGCCAGCAAAGCCTGCTCTATCTCGAAAAGCTGCGCCTGCTGCACGCGGTGATCACCGCGATGCTGTCCGCCGGCCTGCTCGGCTGGGCGCTGTGGCTGTGGGACCAGGGCCGCGCGACGTCCGGCGACATCGTGCTCGTCAGCTCGCTCGGCTTCACGATCCTGCACGGCACGCGCGACCTCGCGGTCGCGCTCGTCGACGTCACCCAGCACGTCGCGCGCCTGTCCGAAGCCGTCAAGACGTTGCTCGAGCCGCACGGGATGCCCGATCGCTCGGACGCCCAGCCGCTGTCGGCCAAGGGCGGCCGCGTCGACTTCGAGCGCGTGACGTTCGCGTATCCGCACCGTCGCGCGATCCTCGACCACTTCGATCTCCATATCGAGCCGGGCCAGCGCGTCGGCCTGATCGGCAAGTCGGGCGCCGGCAAGTCGACCGTGCTCGCGCTGCTGCAGCGCTTCTACGACACGCAGGACGGCGTCGTGCAGGTGGACGGCCAGGACGTGAAGACGATCACGCAGGACAGCCTGCGCCACGCGATCGCGCTCGTGCCGCAGGACATCTCGCTGCTGCACCGGACGATCTACGACAACATCGCATACGGCCGCCCCGATGCGACCCGCGACGAAGTGCTCGCGGCCGCGCGCGACGCGCGCTGCGCGGAGTTCATCGAAGCGATGCCGGAAGGCTATGACACGATCGTCGGCGACCGCGGCGTCAAGCTGTCGGGCGGCCAGCGCCAGCGCATCGCGATCGCGCGCGCGATCCTGAAGAACGCGCCGATCCTGCTGCTCGACGAAGCGACGTCCGCGCTCGACAGCGCATCCGAGGAAGCGATCCAGAGCGCGCTCGACCGCCTGATGGTCGGTCGCACGGTGATCGCGATCGCGCACCGCCTGTCGACGCTGCGCAACTTCGACCGGATCATCGTGATGAACAACGGCAAGGTCATCGACGACGGGCCGCCCGACGTGCTGCGCAACCGCCCCGGCCTGTACCGCGACCTGCTCGCGAAGCAGCACGGCCGCCATCACGCGGCGCCCGACGGCAGCACGCCGACCGGCGAACGCGTGGCCTGA
- a CDS encoding cytochrome c oxidase assembly protein codes for MNLLYWLDPWEPSPTVVIAVLTAAVLFARGVKKAKVSPLRQFSFWFGLTALYIALHTRLDYFFEHEFFLHRAQHLVLHHLGPFFIALSYPGAAIRAGIPFRWRQRFVRPALAWAPVRATLDVVFHPVVAVVLFVGLIYFWLLSPIHFIAMLDWRLYRVMNWSMVIDGLLFWWLVVDPRPAPPARLSPGRRILIVVAAIPPQIALGALIFFTPHELYPIYSICGRAFTWLSPLRDQQIGGLLLWIPGSMMSVIGALIALRHWLRLSARGRLIGERAAQRADAPSVARAAH; via the coding sequence ATGAACCTCCTGTACTGGCTCGATCCGTGGGAACCGTCGCCGACCGTGGTGATCGCGGTGCTCACCGCTGCCGTGCTGTTCGCGCGCGGCGTGAAGAAGGCGAAGGTGTCGCCGCTGCGGCAGTTCTCGTTCTGGTTCGGGCTGACGGCGCTCTACATCGCACTGCATACACGGCTCGACTATTTCTTCGAGCACGAGTTCTTCCTGCACCGCGCGCAGCACCTCGTGCTGCACCACCTCGGGCCGTTCTTCATCGCGCTGTCCTATCCGGGCGCGGCGATTCGCGCGGGCATCCCGTTTCGCTGGCGGCAGCGCTTCGTGCGCCCCGCCCTCGCGTGGGCGCCCGTGCGCGCGACACTCGACGTGGTGTTCCATCCCGTCGTCGCGGTCGTGCTGTTCGTCGGGCTGATCTATTTCTGGCTGCTGTCGCCGATCCACTTCATCGCGATGCTCGACTGGCGTCTCTATCGCGTGATGAACTGGAGCATGGTGATCGACGGGCTGCTGTTCTGGTGGCTCGTCGTCGATCCGCGCCCTGCGCCGCCTGCGCGGCTGTCGCCGGGCCGCCGGATCCTGATCGTCGTCGCGGCGATCCCGCCGCAGATCGCACTCGGCGCGCTGATCTTCTTCACGCCGCACGAGCTGTATCCGATCTATTCGATCTGCGGCCGCGCGTTCACGTGGCTGAGCCCGCTGCGCGACCAGCAGATCGGCGGCCTGCTGCTGTGGATTCCCGGCTCGATGATGAGCGTGATCGGCGCGCTGATCGCGCTGCGGCACTGGCTGCGGCTGTCCGCCCGCGGCCGCCTGATCGGCGAACGGGCCGCGCAGCGCGCGGACGCGCCGTCGGTCGCGCGCGCCGCGCACTGA
- a CDS encoding glycosyltransferase family 4 protein, whose product MRIAQIAPLHEAVPPKLYGGTERVVSYLTEALVEMGHDVTLFASGDSQTSAKLEACWPQALRLDPTIRDVMAPHMLLLEQVRRRAEEFDVLHCHIDYYPFSLFSRQPVPHLTTMHGRLDLPELQPIFNAFSDVPVVSISDNQRIPLPQANWLSTVYHGLPENLLTPIPNVKPSYLAFLGRISPEKRVDTAIRIAEQAGLPIKIAAKLDKADRAYYEEKIKPLFALPHVEYIGEISEAEKTEFLGNAHALLFPIDWPEPFGLVMIEAMACGTPVIAFKRGSVPEVIDNGVSGFVVEDELSAVAALKRLDTLPREKVRAAFEARFSSKVMAQNYVKGYEELLRQKRRTVLREVNAG is encoded by the coding sequence ATGCGAATCGCCCAAATCGCTCCGTTGCACGAAGCGGTGCCCCCGAAACTGTACGGTGGTACCGAGCGAGTGGTGTCCTACCTCACCGAAGCACTTGTCGAGATGGGGCATGACGTTACGCTCTTCGCGAGCGGCGATTCGCAAACCTCCGCGAAGCTCGAGGCGTGCTGGCCGCAGGCGCTGCGCCTCGACCCGACGATCCGCGACGTGATGGCCCCGCACATGCTGCTCCTCGAGCAGGTGCGCCGCCGCGCGGAAGAGTTCGACGTCCTGCACTGCCACATCGATTACTACCCGTTCTCGCTGTTCTCGCGCCAGCCGGTCCCGCATCTGACGACGATGCACGGCCGTCTCGACCTGCCGGAACTGCAGCCGATCTTCAATGCGTTCAGCGACGTGCCGGTCGTGTCGATCTCCGACAACCAGCGCATCCCGCTGCCGCAGGCGAACTGGCTGTCGACCGTTTATCACGGCCTGCCGGAAAACCTGCTGACGCCGATCCCGAACGTGAAGCCGAGCTACCTCGCGTTCCTCGGCCGCATCTCGCCGGAGAAGCGCGTCGACACGGCGATCCGCATCGCCGAGCAGGCCGGCCTGCCGATCAAGATCGCCGCGAAGCTCGACAAGGCTGACCGCGCGTACTACGAAGAGAAGATCAAGCCGCTGTTCGCGCTGCCGCACGTCGAGTACATCGGCGAAATCAGCGAAGCCGAGAAGACGGAATTCCTGGGCAACGCGCACGCGCTGCTGTTCCCGATCGACTGGCCGGAGCCCTTCGGCCTGGTGATGATCGAGGCGATGGCCTGCGGCACGCCGGTGATCGCGTTCAAGCGCGGCTCGGTGCCGGAAGTGATCGACAACGGCGTGTCGGGCTTCGTCGTCGAAGACGAACTGTCGGCCGTCGCGGCGCTCAAGCGCCTCGATACGCTGCCGCGCGAGAAGGTCCGCGCCGCGTTCGAAGCACGCTTCTCGTCGAAGGTGATGGCGCAGAACTATGTGAAGGGCTACGAGGAACTGCTGCGCCAGAAGCGTCGCACGGTGCTCCGCGAAGTCAACGCAGGCTGA